GAAGGAAATGGGGTTTGCGGTGTTTATAGAAAATAGTCTGCAGACGGTTTTTTCGAGGGTATGATGCGACTTTCCTGGGGAGCGGCTTCAAAGATTGTAAAGTCACGTTGCAGGTTTTCGTTCAGTTCTAAAATTGCTGCTACATTGCCGCACCTAGCGACGGAAAGAAAACAAGGAAATAAGAGATGATGTAGTGGGATGACAGAGGCCAGAGGTGGATAGCACTTACCGGTAGCAGTAGTTGGGAGCGGACCAGACGGTTAGAACGGTTTCGTTAAAGTGCCATTTGTATCCTTCCATTACCAGTTGATGCGCCCGGCAGATCATGTCGATATCGTTGGCTGCGTTAAACTGTGAGACGACATCCGACCCGAACAGATAGCCAGCACCCCTCGGGGATACACCCCAGCCGTGCGTATCTTCCGGATCACTCCACAGCAGATCGCACATCGGTCCGTCGTGTGGCACTTCCTGCTTCCGGTCGATCGACCGAATTTGATCTAAATACTGTATCGAAGGCGAAAGTCCGCCGTGCACGCAGAATATCTTGCCATCGATGATGGCGGAGAGGGAGAGGTAGTCGAAGATTTCGGTGCAGTAGCGCCACACCGTGACCGAGCCATACTTGCGTATGCACTCGTCGTAAAAGCCGTACACTTGTGTAATCTGTCTCGATTCGTGGTTTCCGCGGATCAGCGTAATGCGGTCCGGGTAGCGCACCTTgagggcaagcagcagcaggaacgttTCCACGCTGTAGTAGCCCCGGTCGACAAAGTCACCCATGAAGAGGTAGTTCGTCTCCggcacatcaccaccaaccttgAACAGCTCCTTCAGATCGTAGAACTGGCCGTGGATGTCGCCGCATACCGTTACCGGTGAATCGACGCGCTGTACGTTGCCCTCCTCCACCAGGATCTCCCGTGCCTTCGCACACAGTGCCTTCACCTCATGTTCTTTGATGATTTCGCATCGTTTCAGCTGCTCGATCTGCCGGTCGAGGTCGCTAAAGTCGGGCATCTCTTCGCGATCGTTCTAGGCTGGAGGGCTCAAGGATGCGGCTGTACGAGAGCACGCTGGAAGCGCCTGGTGGGTTTCTTAGTCTTCTTTCCCCTCGTCCTCTCGTCCTTCGCAAGTCCTTAGTTCGCTGAGGAAGAAAAACGGCCACGATCACTAGACCTCAATCTCAACGTGCCATGTGAGGGCCAGCTCGTAACCGACGCAGTGGGAGCGTTGTGTGCTTACCGTTTTCAAGAGTTTCCGGTGATTTCCGCTGTGTTATTTCCTTGTTTAATTCACGACACAAAAAACGCGAGCGTCGCCTCCACGGCGTTCGCGTACGGAAACgtcaaaatgaagaagaagaagaataactGTCGTGAAGGTCGCGCTGAAGCTGAGTTCATTTGAAGCACGCTTGACTTAGAAAATCACAGAACAGCcaaaatttaaacattttattaaCAATCACACGTGTTTAACCtaggttttattttatgtattATTGACAAGCTGTTGAGCGAGTGTTTGGGTCACTCTCCTCCACCCCACCGCTCTTGAGAATCCTCCCGCCAAAAGGATAGTGACCAGCATTTTTTCAGCTGATCAGAAGAAACATTTTACTGTACACAGTAATTCTACAGTAATTCCCGGAGTGCTCGTCAAATAGGACCAGTGGTGGctgcaaaaacacaaaaaatgatgaaaaaccaCGTTAATTTAGGAAACCACAACGTTGGTAGGTTCAAGCGGTTCAAAACTCAAACGACTGATCAGTGATTTTGCTTGAGTAATGAAAACATGGGCTATTGGGAGGTAACCCCGCCCtcctcctttctttcctttttagTAAAGAAGAAGACAAAACGAATTTGACATTTATTAGTTTATTAAGATctcgtgttgctgttgtgtccAATTAGAAAAGCAGATCGCCTTTATTCGCTTGGATTAAAGGGCCCGGTGGGAAATAGAGGTAAATGCGCTTAAGTACGGCTTGCTATCATCAAGATGAGATTATCTCACGTGTTCATTGCGCGCGTCGAAGAAAAGAACGCCAGATATTAGGCAGTGCTATTGGGATGATGGATGGCTAGTGATGGACATCGTGGGTACGATTCCACTACATTAAACGCCGCAAAAGGAGAGTTTTGCGTTCTTGCATAAAATTATGAGTGGTTTAATAATCGATTAaccaaaacttcatcaacagATTCGACTGACCCATCCCGTAAATAACAACTCTTCACAACCGATTAAAAGGACATTCGCACCCATATTTTTCAATCCTGATCAATTCTTCACCATCTCAACAGTTTCATAAACAGGATAACTACTTACACAAACAACATTTGGCGTAATTTATGAATTGGACCGCATGATTTGCATGACTCTTCTAATCGCGGAGTACGTTATCTTATTCTCGAAGTGACCAAACATCCGGCGTCACCGCAAAAGGTGGTTTGACGGAGGGGAAGCTTGGGGCACAACAAAGGGGAATCACTATGAGATCATACGTTTGAGTTGAATGgaatttccggtttttttgtacctaaaaaaacaaaatatacattttgctatctttttttttcaaatcgaCCACATAAAGTTTTGAAATGTTGGTTCGAATCATTATAATAAGTATCTCCAGATAGTTCTGGGCGCTACTACCTAGGCACTGCCACTACTATGTGAGTAATCGCAAAAGAGGAAAGGCGCGAAGGGGAAGTAACAGGAAGCAAGCGAGTGGTTCagtgggtgggagtcccacactattcttgttgtttttgccCAGGATATAATTTATGTTTGCTGTAAAATGTTatgatttttaaaattataaaaaaacattgttttaatcaaactttgtattgaaaatcaaaagcaTGTTTCATCCTTTTGTGGATGCTTTTCCGAAGGATTCGtatgtatgtagttgtgttaCGAACAGGAGTTGCGAGTGTGTTCGTGAAACTTCTGCGCGCGTCCTGCACAGTTAAAAGCAGGGAAAACATAGTTACCCTAAAACCTTCGACCAAAACCAGAAACCGAGTCCTTTATCAGTTTTGCGGCGCGCAGGAAATATATCGGTtattgtgtgtattttgtgAAATGTTGTAAGTATTTCGGTGAATTCCGGGTCTGCGGCGTGCTTGACTTCACTCGTAATGTGCATTCCACTCGAGGCTTGAATGAAAATAGAGTAAAAATAGATTGGCACACCGTACCTAGCCGTGAAGGCAAGGACACGTTCGGGTGTTTTGTTGGCGTGCCGGGAGTGACTAACAATTAGTTTTTAAACATACAGCATCTTTTAAACCATTGAAGTGATAGTTGACTAGTgctttaaaaatatatatatatatattgcaAAGTTAATTGCATGGTGCAAAGGGAAGATGCCCAATTTTGACTGTGCTGCATCACTTTTCTCTAGTAGCTAGCCTGGCATCGTAACGATCGATATGCTGTGCCAGAGAGACggcagtgaaagtgaaatctaaaaaaaaaagaaatagagcATCTCCTATCGTGCCGTGGGTCATCGTGTCGTGTCCATGCCTTTGACAGTGCGGCCGTACCGAATCCGTGCTCAGGATTGTACATCGAaattaattttgtttgttacttTTGCTGTTATCCTTAATAGGTTTCCGTGATCTGTGGTGTCGACGAGTACAGCCTATGCATCCTTTGATTAGGCAAAGA
The sequence above is a segment of the Anopheles darlingi chromosome 2, idAnoDarlMG_H_01, whole genome shotgun sequence genome. Coding sequences within it:
- the LOC125948918 gene encoding serine/threonine-protein phosphatase 4 catalytic subunit gives rise to the protein MPDFSDLDRQIEQLKRCEIIKEHEVKALCAKAREILVEEGNVQRVDSPVTVCGDIHGQFYDLKELFKVGGDVPETNYLFMGDFVDRGYYSVETFLLLLALKVRYPDRITLIRGNHESRQITQVYGFYDECIRKYGSVTVWRYCTEIFDYLSLSAIIDGKIFCVHGGLSPSIQYLDQIRSIDRKQEVPHDGPMCDLLWSDPEDTHGWGVSPRGAGYLFGSDVVSQFNAANDIDMICRAHQLVMEGYKWHFNETVLTVWSAPNYCYRCGNVAAILELNENLQRDFTIFEAAPQESRIIPSKKPSADYFL